Below is a window of Planctomycetes bacterium MalM25 DNA.
CCCTCGTCGCCCCCGTCGTCGGCGGCGAAGACGGTCTTCGCCGGCGGCAGGTTGAGCTGGTGCGTGCGGATCGGCCAGTGGTCGTCGTACAGGTTGAGCTGCGGCGCCACGTTGGTGAGCTCAAGGTTGGCCTCGTAGTAGGCGTCGATCGTGCCGACGTCGCGCCAGTACGCCTGCCCGCCCCGGTTCTCGTCGCGGAACGGGAACGCGAAGACGCGGCGTGAATCGATGATCGAGGGGATGATGTTCTTGCCGAAGTCGTGCGCCGACTCGGGCAGCGTCGCGTCGCGGCAGAGCTCGTCGAACAGCAGCGGCGCGTTGAACACGTAGATGCCCATCGACGCGAGGCAGTTGTCCGGATCGCCCGGCACGGTCTTCGGCTCGGCCGGCTTCTCTTCGAACCCGACGACGCGCTGATCGCCATCGACCTGCATCACGCCGAAGGCGGTCGCCTCTTCCTTCGGGACCGTGAGCGCGGCGATGGTGAGGTCGGCTTTCTGCTGCTCGTGGTACTGCACGAGCTTCGCGTAGTTCATCTTGTAGATGTGATCTCCCGCGAGGATCACCACGTGGCTCGGCCGCTCCTTCTCCATCGTGTAGATGTTTTGGTACACGGCGTCGGCGGTGCCCTGGTACCACTGCTCGTCGATCCGCTGCTGCGGAGGGACGACATCCACGAACTCGCCCAATTCGCGGCAGAAGTAATCACGCCAACCGAGCGTGATGTGCCGGTCGAGGCTCATCGCCTTGTACTGCGTGAGCACCAGGATGCGGCGCATGCCGCTGTTCAGGCAGTTGGATAGTGTGAAGTCGACAATCCGGTAGTTGCCGCCGAACGGCACCGCCGGCTTCGCGCGATCGCGGGTGAGGGGCTCGAGTCGCGAGCCCTTTCCGCCCGCCAAGACCACTGCAAGAACGTCCTTCATCGCTCGTCGCCACTCCGTTGATGAGGCCCCGGGGCTGAAGAAGCCCCTAGAAGCATGGGCCGATAGCTATGCGATCGGTCCGCGAGGATTTTTTCGACAAGTTTTCCCAGACGGCCGTTTTGACCGCCTGGGCCAGCTTACCCCCTCCAAGTCCCGGCGATAAGCATCCCCGGGATGCCGCAACGACCGATGGCGTCATCGCCAGCTCC
It encodes the following:
- the glgC_2 gene encoding Glucose-1-phosphate adenylyltransferase; amino-acid sequence: MKDVLAVVLAGGKGSRLEPLTRDRAKPAVPFGGNYRIVDFTLSNCLNSGMRRILVLTQYKAMSLDRHITLGWRDYFCRELGEFVDVVPPQQRIDEQWYQGTADAVYQNIYTMEKERPSHVVILAGDHIYKMNYAKLVQYHEQQKADLTIAALTVPKEEATAFGVMQVDGDQRVVGFEEKPAEPKTVPGDPDNCLASMGIYVFNAPLLFDELCRDATLPESAHDFGKNIIPSIIDSRRVFAFPFRDENRGGQAYWRDVGTIDAYYEANLELTNVAPQLNLYDDHWPIRTHQLNLPPAKTVFAADDGGDEGPRRGEALDSLVNHGAILSGGVARKCVIGPSARINSYSLVEESILFAGVNVGRRCRIRRAIIDKGVQIPEGTEIGYDHDADRARGFTVSPGGVTVIAKADGALPIG